In a single window of the Flavobacteriales bacterium genome:
- a CDS encoding alkylphosphonate utilization protein, whose product MSEEMKTCPSCSSPYGYAMSDSLFACPECGHEWNPEEEQENDTPRVLDSNGNELSDGDAVIIIKDLPVKGAPKPIKAGTKVKNIRLSEGDHNIDCKVEGFGAMGLKSEFVKKA is encoded by the coding sequence ATGTCCGAAGAGATGAAGACCTGTCCATCCTGCTCATCGCCTTATGGCTATGCTATGAGCGACTCACTCTTTGCCTGCCCCGAGTGCGGACATGAATGGAATCCAGAAGAAGAGCAAGAAAACGACACTCCCCGTGTGCTGGACTCCAATGGAAACGAATTGAGTGATGGGGATGCTGTGATCATCATCAAGGACCTACCCGTAAAGGGAGCTCCCAAACCGATCAAGGCCGGTACCAAGGTGAAGAATATCCGCCTGAGCGAAGGCGATCACAATATCGATTGCAAGGTCGAAGGTTTCGGAGCCATGGGACTCAAATCCGAA
- a CDS encoding acyl-CoA desaturase, with the protein MAFIDRILQTPSYGWADENGELVTPSFKRLLQEAFSRVNIFKTRKNWIPFINWMVILCMLPFFYFFMVHYFSLVHLGWFLLYAMIIMSTHGTIWYHRFSTHQAYTFSHPVWRFITQNLVIRTFLEEVYVVSHHVHHSKSDMPGDPYNAKAGLWYCMLSDVNHQAIAKDLSEAEYKGVLGLMAHTGISMNNYSQYQKWGSVARPWHSVIHILLNWVFWYAAFYLLGGHGLACTMFSAAMFWYVLVRAFNYTGHGKGEDKRQEGIDFDQSNLSINQTRPGLFSGEWHNNHHLYPRSARAGFLPYQIDLAWIYIYCMHKLGAVATYRDAKQQFLEKFAQKVQKTEECSPSSQAQ; encoded by the coding sequence ATGGCATTTATCGATCGTATTTTACAGACTCCCTCTTATGGCTGGGCAGATGAGAATGGAGAACTGGTGACTCCATCTTTCAAGCGTCTATTGCAAGAGGCCTTCAGTCGGGTCAACATCTTCAAGACACGCAAGAACTGGATCCCCTTCATTAATTGGATGGTGATCCTGTGCATGCTTCCTTTCTTCTATTTCTTCATGGTGCATTATTTCAGTCTGGTACATCTCGGCTGGTTCTTGCTCTATGCCATGATCATCATGAGTACCCATGGTACCATCTGGTATCACCGATTCAGTACCCATCAGGCTTACACCTTCAGCCACCCGGTGTGGAGATTCATCACGCAGAATCTGGTCATCCGCACCTTTCTTGAAGAAGTCTATGTGGTCTCGCACCATGTACACCACTCTAAATCCGATATGCCCGGTGATCCTTACAATGCCAAAGCCGGTCTGTGGTATTGCATGTTGTCCGATGTGAATCACCAGGCCATCGCCAAGGACTTGAGCGAGGCAGAGTACAAAGGAGTGCTTGGTCTGATGGCCCATACGGGTATCTCCATGAATAATTATTCCCAGTATCAGAAATGGGGCTCTGTGGCCCGTCCATGGCATTCGGTCATTCACATTTTGCTCAATTGGGTCTTCTGGTATGCGGCATTCTATCTGCTCGGGGGTCATGGATTGGCCTGTACAATGTTCAGCGCGGCCATGTTCTGGTATGTGCTGGTGCGTGCCTTTAATTACACGGGTCACGGTAAGGGCGAGGATAAGCGCCAAGAGGGAATAGACTTCGATCAGAGCAATCTCTCGATCAATCAAACACGTCCTGGACTCTTCTCTGGAGAATGGCATAACAATCACCATCTCTACCCTCGTAGTGCGCGAGCAGGCTTCTTACCCTACCAGATCGATCTGGCCTGGATCTATATCTACTGTATGCATAAGCTGGGAGCTGTGGCCACCTATCGGGATGCCAAGCAGCAGTTCTTGGAGAAATTTGCGCAGAAGGTGCAGAAAACAGAAGAGTGTTCCCCTAGTTCACAGGCTCAATAG